The following are from one region of the Amedibacterium intestinale genome:
- a CDS encoding helix-turn-helix transcriptional regulator: MNNRMKEFRSQFNITQEELANKCYVSRQTIISLEKGKYDPSIHLAHRISKIFHTTIEEVFLFDEEEESL, from the coding sequence ATGAACAATCGAATGAAAGAATTTCGTTCTCAATTCAACATCACACAGGAAGAGCTGGCTAACAAATGTTATGTAAGCCGACAGACAATCATTTCCTTAGAGAAAGGAAAATATGACCCTTCCATTCACCTTGCCCATAGAATCTCAAAGATTTTTCATACAACAATTGAGGAAGTGTTTCTATTTGATGAAGAGGAGGAATCATTATGA
- a CDS encoding aldo/keto reductase — protein MDFYLLHALDKEKWEKAKRLGVIEYCEQLKKEGKIRNFGFSFHDAYDVFEEIIKYRDWDFCQIQYNYVDRRIQAGDQGYELAASLKIPMVIMEPVKGGSLAKLPEDIAQPLKAYAPDKSISSWALRWVGSHANVKVILSGMSTMEQVEDNIKTFANFQPLNETERELMESTAKQILDRTRNGCTGCAYCMPCPFGVDIPRNFKIWNEYAKYGNEDLTRKQYDSLKEEEKASNCKKCGKCETLCPQAISIRKNLEEVKEEMNRL, from the coding sequence GTGGATTTTTATCTGCTTCATGCTTTAGATAAAGAAAAATGGGAGAAAGCGAAACGATTAGGGGTTATAGAGTATTGTGAGCAGTTAAAAAAAGAAGGGAAAATCCGCAATTTTGGTTTTTCCTTTCATGATGCATATGATGTTTTTGAAGAAATCATAAAATATAGAGATTGGGATTTTTGCCAGATTCAATATAACTATGTGGATAGAAGGATACAGGCTGGTGATCAGGGTTATGAACTGGCTGCATCTTTAAAAATCCCAATGGTGATAATGGAACCTGTAAAAGGGGGTTCTTTAGCAAAACTTCCGGAAGATATTGCACAGCCCTTAAAAGCCTATGCTCCAGATAAAAGTATTTCTTCCTGGGCACTTCGCTGGGTAGGAAGTCATGCCAATGTTAAGGTTATTTTAAGTGGTATGTCTACAATGGAACAGGTAGAAGATAATATAAAGACGTTTGCAAATTTTCAACCACTAAATGAAACCGAAAGAGAATTGATGGAAAGTACCGCAAAACAGATTCTTGATAGAACAAGAAATGGGTGTACAGGCTGTGCATATTGTATGCCTTGTCCTTTTGGAGTTGATATTCCAAGAAACTTTAAAATTTGGAATGAGTATGCAAAGTATGGAAATGAAGACCTTACAAGAAAACAATATGATTCTTTAAAAGAAGAAGAAAAAGCATCAAATTGTAAAAAGTGCGGTAAGTGTGAAACATTATGTCCACAGGCAATTTCCATTCGAAAAAATTTAGAAGAAGTCAAAGAAGAAATGAATAGGTTATAA
- a CDS encoding C45 family autoproteolytic acyltransferase/hydolase: protein MKQIRIKKILKITGIVVLIMVILIAGCIYGLWHNEISTLSSIEMLRDRNDEHSDGAIYRMNVKGDFYLDDFVEQGGVSNDGELIQFVTDHLTKGIIPIHMSAPEIGCSSFSAKTKDGDMLFARNYDFSKTNTMLVFTEKNKGRHASISTVDLQFLGIDVDQNMNGLMDKVISLASTYAPLDGINDAGVSCGIYMTYQGGDKTIATDQNTDKPDFTSTTLLRLILDYADSVEEAVEIASSYDLHDSASTSYHYMVADSTGKSAILEWTGKNDASDNDGSQRTLKVIYNDQDEYIGKKEANSDYQVVTNFVLQPGYYEASNIKEKKGADRYDRIYEELEKRNGIVADENEAMNILSIVGRRSWNNDDKNSLTVHSVVYNLTDKTVTWVGNENYSDPDAVYTFSLE, encoded by the coding sequence ATGAAACAAATACGAATTAAAAAAATTTTAAAAATAACTGGGATAGTTGTATTAATTATGGTGATTTTGATTGCAGGATGTATTTATGGTCTTTGGCATAATGAAATCAGTACACTATCCAGTATTGAAATGCTTCGTGATCGCAATGATGAGCATTCTGATGGTGCAATTTATCGAATGAATGTTAAGGGGGATTTTTATCTTGATGATTTTGTAGAACAAGGTGGAGTTTCCAATGATGGTGAATTGATTCAATTCGTAACAGATCATTTAACGAAGGGAATCATTCCGATTCATATGAGTGCACCTGAAATAGGCTGTTCTTCTTTTAGCGCGAAAACAAAAGATGGGGATATGCTGTTTGCACGTAATTACGATTTTTCTAAAACAAATACGATGCTGGTGTTTACCGAAAAAAATAAAGGAAGACATGCATCAATTTCTACAGTGGATCTTCAGTTTTTAGGGATTGATGTTGATCAGAATATGAATGGTTTAATGGATAAGGTAATTAGTTTAGCTTCTACTTATGCTCCTTTGGATGGTATTAATGATGCAGGTGTTAGCTGTGGGATCTATATGACATATCAGGGAGGAGATAAAACAATCGCTACCGATCAAAATACGGATAAACCAGACTTTACCTCAACGACATTGTTACGTTTGATTTTGGATTATGCGGATAGCGTGGAGGAAGCTGTTGAAATTGCATCTTCTTACGATCTTCATGATTCAGCATCTACTTCTTACCACTATATGGTGGCGGATAGTACAGGGAAAAGTGCTATTTTGGAGTGGACAGGGAAAAATGATGCCAGCGACAATGATGGTTCACAAAGAACACTGAAAGTCATTTATAATGATCAGGATGAATATATTGGAAAGAAAGAAGCAAACAGTGATTATCAGGTAGTTACAAACTTTGTTCTTCAGCCTGGGTATTATGAAGCATCAAATATAAAAGAAAAGAAAGGTGCCGATCGATACGATCGCATTTATGAAGAATTGGAAAAAAGAAATGGAATTGTAGCTGATGAAAATGAAGCTATGAATATTTTAAGTATTGTAGGAAGACGCAGCTGGAACAATGATGATAAAAATTCTCTTACAGTACACAGTGTAGTTTATAATTTAACGGATAAAACAGTAACATGGGTAGGTAACGAAAATTACAGTGATCCTGATGCCGTTTATACGTTTTCACTTGAATAA
- a CDS encoding FeoA family protein has protein sequence MKNLYEIPFYQCVYVKEIHHHTAMKRRLMDLGFTIGSEIMPLMESISKNMRAFKVKGCVIALRKQDAMCIMVEEKRDGSV, from the coding sequence ATGAAAAACTTATATGAAATTCCCTTTTATCAATGTGTATATGTAAAAGAAATTCATCACCATACCGCAATGAAAAGACGACTAATGGATTTAGGTTTTACCATCGGAAGTGAAATTATGCCTCTTATGGAAAGTATAAGCAAAAATATGAGAGCTTTTAAGGTGAAAGGCTGTGTGATTGCTTTAAGAAAACAGGATGCTATGTGCATTATGGTAGAAGAAAAGAGGGATGGAAGTGTTTGA
- a CDS encoding aldo/keto reductase codes for MEYRKMKNGYQPSLLGFGCMRFPLNDDGNINEEEAENMIDRAIQQGVTYIDTAFPYHNGDSEPFVGRVLKKYDRSSFSLATKLPLWKIETLEDVKKMFEINCSVWMLTMWIFICFML; via the coding sequence ATGGAGTATAGAAAGATGAAAAATGGGTATCAGCCATCACTTTTAGGCTTTGGCTGTATGCGTTTTCCATTGAATGATGATGGAAATATTAACGAAGAAGAAGCAGAGAATATGATAGATAGGGCAATACAGCAGGGGGTTACTTATATTGATACCGCATTTCCTTATCATAATGGGGATAGTGAGCCTTTTGTAGGAAGGGTATTAAAGAAATATGATCGTTCCAGCTTTTCTTTGGCAACAAAACTGCCTTTATGGAAGATAGAAACATTAGAAGATGTAAAAAAGATGTTTGAAATCAATTGCAGCGTTTGGATGTTGACTATGTGGATTTTTATCTGCTTCATGCTTTAG
- a CDS encoding flavodoxin family protein: MKNVLVISTSLRDMSNSERLADAFIEGIKAAHHIVEKVTLKEKAISFCKGCLACQKTQKCVIKDDAAAIVEKMKNADVLVFATPIYYYEMSGQLKTLLDRANPLYTSDYAFREVYLLTTAAEDEISVPEKATSGLMGWIDCFEKAKLAGTVFAGGVNDMGDISGHCALEKAYQTGKGI; encoded by the coding sequence ATGAAAAATGTTTTAGTTATCAGTACAAGTTTAAGAGATATGAGCAATTCTGAAAGATTGGCAGATGCTTTTATAGAAGGTATTAAAGCAGCGCATCATATCGTTGAAAAAGTAACTTTAAAAGAGAAGGCAATTTCATTTTGCAAGGGATGTTTGGCTTGTCAGAAAACACAAAAGTGTGTGATAAAGGATGATGCTGCTGCAATTGTAGAAAAAATGAAAAATGCAGATGTTTTAGTATTTGCAACCCCAATTTATTACTATGAAATGAGTGGGCAATTAAAGACTTTGCTGGATCGTGCAAATCCTTTATATACATCAGATTATGCATTTCGAGAAGTTTATTTATTGACAACGGCTGCAGAAGATGAAATTTCTGTGCCTGAAAAAGCAACTAGTGGCTTAATGGGATGGATCGACTGTTTTGAAAAGGCAAAACTTGCTGGTACAGTATTTGCCGGTGGAGTCAATGATATGGGGGATATAAGTGGACATTGTGCTTTAGAAAAAGCCTATCAGACAGGAAAAGGAATCTAA
- the feoB gene encoding ferrous iron transport protein B — protein sequence MEVFEKLLKINDEINQLYEKEQHCYRVALLGNPNVGKSTLFNHLCKMHQHTGNWPGKTVALAKGKYYCKNRCYELVDLPGTYSLFAHSAEEEVARNYVCFHACDACVVVCDATCLERNLNLVLQALEITNKVVVVLNMMDEAKKKKIKIDIESLKKQLNISIVSMCARNKEDYEDLKQAIYREVHRSFKEQSFPFSYEEELEESLKRLSKNIVAPRHNRRFLALKLLDPSVDSAPFYAEIENKEEIKPLIVHEIQHLKQLHIYQNFEDHILTALNTHLMQLCTACIQTDTSMQKKDLRIDKFVCGKKSGIFLMLIILFGIFWITLSLANIPSAYLSEFFVNLEMQGHLLFSKWNVHPFLSGLLLDGILKTCGWVISVMLPPMAIFFPLFSLLEDIGYLPRIAFNLDGYFQRSHTCGKQALTMAMGFGCNAVGVATSRIIDSPRERLIAIFTNVFMPCNGRFPALLSILAMFFTQTILPPLNTFLSAFLLTIFILFSIFLTFLVSYLLSKTILKGIPSSFTLELPPYRKPEISKVIVRSIFDRTIFVLGRAVKSAIPAGAIIWLLANIEFQDMTLLAHISSFLNPIGIFMGLDGVILLAFLLGFPANEIVIPIIIMSYMANGTMLDIQNLTFIKELFINNGWTITTALCTIVFIIFHFPCATTLQTIYKETLSWKWTCFAFILPTLIGIFLCTTIHGISILLSIMI from the coding sequence ATGGAAGTGTTTGAAAAACTATTAAAAATAAACGATGAAATCAATCAGTTGTATGAAAAAGAACAGCATTGCTATCGTGTAGCACTTTTAGGAAATCCCAATGTTGGAAAAAGTACCCTATTTAATCATTTATGTAAAATGCACCAGCATACAGGAAACTGGCCTGGAAAAACGGTTGCTCTTGCCAAAGGAAAATACTATTGTAAAAATCGCTGTTATGAGCTTGTAGATTTGCCAGGCACTTATTCTTTATTCGCACATTCTGCCGAAGAGGAAGTCGCTAGAAACTACGTTTGCTTTCATGCATGTGATGCTTGTGTTGTCGTTTGTGATGCTACCTGTTTAGAAAGAAATTTAAATCTTGTTTTACAGGCACTGGAAATCACAAACAAAGTCGTTGTCGTCTTGAATATGATGGATGAGGCAAAGAAAAAAAAGATAAAAATTGATATTGAAAGCCTAAAAAAACAATTAAATATATCTATTGTTTCTATGTGCGCTAGAAACAAAGAAGATTATGAAGATTTAAAACAAGCCATTTATCGAGAAGTACATCGGTCTTTTAAAGAACAAAGTTTCCCTTTTTCCTATGAAGAAGAACTGGAAGAAAGTTTAAAGCGTTTATCGAAAAACATTGTGGCACCTCGCCATAACAGAAGATTTTTAGCTTTAAAATTATTAGATCCTTCTGTAGACTCTGCACCTTTTTATGCAGAGATTGAAAATAAAGAAGAAATAAAACCACTCATAGTTCATGAAATACAACATCTAAAACAGCTGCATATATATCAAAATTTTGAAGATCATATTCTAACTGCATTAAATACACATCTCATGCAGTTATGCACAGCATGTATACAGACAGACACCTCTATGCAAAAGAAAGATCTTCGTATTGATAAATTTGTCTGTGGAAAAAAAAGTGGAATTTTCTTGATGTTAATCATATTGTTTGGTATTTTCTGGATTACGTTATCACTTGCAAATATTCCAAGCGCTTATTTAAGTGAATTCTTTGTAAACTTGGAAATGCAGGGACATCTTTTGTTTTCTAAATGGAATGTTCATCCCTTTTTAAGTGGACTTCTTTTAGATGGAATTTTAAAAACATGTGGATGGGTAATTTCCGTTATGCTTCCTCCTATGGCTATCTTTTTTCCCTTATTCAGCCTATTAGAAGATATTGGCTATCTTCCTAGAATTGCGTTTAACTTAGATGGTTATTTTCAAAGATCTCACACCTGTGGAAAACAGGCACTTACAATGGCAATGGGATTTGGATGCAATGCGGTAGGTGTTGCTACTTCTCGTATCATAGATAGTCCAAGAGAAAGACTAATTGCCATTTTCACAAATGTATTCATGCCATGCAATGGAAGATTTCCAGCTTTGCTAAGCATTCTTGCAATGTTCTTTACACAAACTATCTTACCTCCATTAAATACCTTCCTATCTGCTTTTCTCCTTACCATTTTCATCCTTTTCAGTATATTCTTAACCTTTCTTGTATCTTACCTGTTATCGAAAACAATATTAAAAGGAATTCCTTCCAGTTTTACCTTAGAACTTCCACCTTATCGAAAACCGGAAATATCAAAAGTAATCGTACGTTCTATATTTGATCGAACAATCTTTGTATTAGGAAGAGCAGTAAAATCCGCAATCCCAGCCGGGGCTATTATCTGGCTTCTTGCCAATATTGAATTTCAGGATATGACCTTGCTTGCCCACATATCTTCCTTTCTTAATCCAATTGGAATCTTTATGGGATTGGATGGTGTAATCCTTCTTGCGTTTCTACTTGGTTTTCCTGCCAATGAAATTGTAATTCCTATTATCATTATGTCCTATATGGCAAATGGAACAATGCTTGATATCCAAAATCTAACCTTTATAAAAGAATTATTTATTAACAATGGATGGACGATTACAACTGCCCTATGTACTATTGTGTTTATAATTTTTCATTTTCCTTGTGCAACAACGCTTCAAACAATCTATAAAGAAACACTTAGCTGGAAGTGGACATGTTTTGCTTTTATACTTCCAACACTTATTGGTATCTTTCTTTGTACTACTATCCATGGTATCTCTATACTTCTTTCCATAATGATTTAA
- the pheS gene encoding phenylalanine--tRNA ligase subunit alpha translates to MEKLASIKEEGLKQIEACEDLAQLQNLRVLYLGKKGPIQEVMKSMKDLPKEERPAFGQQVNEIKSLLAGKIEERKAVLEVKEMEEKIASEKIDITLDGQKPNFGNLHPLMLVQQEMEDLFIGLGYTVAEGPEVEMDLYNFERANIPKDHPARDMQDTFYINAEELLRTHTTAIQTRQLEKYAKEDKLPIKVICPGKVYRRDDDDATHSHQFIQCEGLVVGENIKLSDLKGTLLFLAQKMFGESRTIRFRPSYFQFTEPSVEVDVSCHVCGGKGCPVCKGTGWIEILGAGMVHPNVLEMAGIDSKKYSGFAFGIGVERVAMLKYGITDIRNFYTNDLRFLKTFNRFE, encoded by the coding sequence ATGGAGAAATTAGCAAGTATTAAAGAAGAAGGGCTAAAGCAGATTGAAGCCTGTGAAGATCTTGCACAGCTGCAAAATCTTCGTGTTTTGTATCTAGGAAAAAAAGGACCAATACAGGAAGTAATGAAATCTATGAAAGATCTTCCAAAAGAAGAACGTCCTGCCTTTGGTCAGCAGGTAAATGAAATTAAAAGTCTTTTAGCGGGAAAAATTGAAGAGCGAAAAGCTGTTTTAGAAGTAAAAGAAATGGAAGAGAAAATTGCTTCTGAAAAAATCGATATTACTTTAGATGGACAAAAACCTAATTTTGGAAATCTTCATCCATTGATGCTGGTACAGCAGGAAATGGAAGATTTGTTTATTGGGCTTGGATATACAGTTGCGGAAGGTCCTGAAGTAGAAATGGATCTTTACAATTTTGAACGTGCCAATATTCCTAAAGATCATCCAGCTCGTGATATGCAGGATACTTTCTATATCAATGCAGAAGAATTGCTTCGTACACATACAACCGCAATCCAGACACGTCAGCTGGAAAAATATGCAAAAGAAGATAAATTGCCTATTAAGGTTATTTGTCCGGGAAAAGTGTATCGTCGTGACGATGATGATGCGACACATTCTCATCAGTTTATTCAATGCGAAGGACTTGTTGTTGGAGAAAATATTAAATTGTCTGATTTAAAAGGAACTTTGTTGTTTTTGGCACAGAAAATGTTTGGAGAAAGCAGAACGATTCGATTCCGCCCAAGTTACTTCCAGTTTACAGAACCTAGCGTAGAAGTGGATGTTAGCTGTCATGTGTGCGGCGGGAAAGGATGTCCGGTATGTAAGGGAACTGGATGGATTGAAATTTTAGGTGCTGGAATGGTACATCCAAATGTATTGGAAATGGCTGGTATTGATTCTAAAAAATACAGTGGATTTGCATTTGGTATTGGAGTTGAACGTGTTGCAATGTTGAAGTACGGAATTACTGATATTCGTAATTTCTATACAAATGATCTTCGTTTCTTGAAGACATTCAACCGTTTTGAATAG
- a CDS encoding flavodoxin family protein, whose amino-acid sequence MKILILNGSPRPDGNTVAMIKAYAEGAKEAGHSIQIVDVCRKNIRGCLACEYCHTKGNGKCIQQDDMQEVYPLLEEAEMIVLASSIYYHSFTGQLQCAINRIYALDKPKKLRKAALLLSSDSDLVYSGAIFEYQNSFLQYLHLEDCGMFAAHDEENKSELLLTKLKEAGRKLISIQ is encoded by the coding sequence ATGAAAATTTTGATACTCAATGGAAGCCCTCGTCCTGATGGAAATACCGTCGCCATGATCAAAGCTTATGCAGAGGGTGCAAAGGAGGCAGGACATAGTATTCAAATCGTAGATGTATGTAGAAAGAACATTAGAGGCTGTCTTGCCTGTGAATATTGCCATACCAAAGGGAATGGAAAGTGCATTCAGCAGGATGATATGCAGGAAGTATATCCTTTGCTGGAAGAAGCGGAGATGATTGTATTAGCTTCATCAATTTACTACCATAGCTTTACAGGGCAGCTCCAATGTGCCATTAATCGTATTTATGCATTAGATAAACCAAAAAAACTTAGAAAAGCAGCATTGCTTTTGTCTTCTGATAGTGATCTGGTTTACAGTGGTGCGATTTTCGAATACCAGAATTCCTTTCTGCAGTATTTGCATCTTGAAGATTGTGGCATGTTTGCGGCTCATGATGAAGAAAATAAGTCAGAATTATTGTTAACAAAATTAAAAGAAGCAGGAAGAAAACTAATATCTATTCAGTAG
- the pheT gene encoding phenylalanine--tRNA ligase subunit beta: MIISKKWLSQYMDLSDITMEELADRVTSAGLEVEGLSYMSQGSNLVIGEVLSCEDHPDSDHLHVCKVNLGNCVNQIVCGAPNVAAGQKVIVAKVGAKLPGGEIKASVIRGVESNGMICSLLELGVDGHTLSEESKNGIEVLDAEAPLGNEDPLGYLGLDDAILDVGLTPNRNDCMAAWSMALETGAILGKEVTLPYQEGSSNVGGSTKLRVHSETEKCPLFLGKVINSVTIKPSPKWMQELLMAAGIKSINNVVDISNIVMLETGQPLHFYDIKAIPSQEITVKDHIHEEYTALDGETYHLEDDDIVITSEGKPIGIAGIMGGDDSKITDETTGIIIEAAIFNHVSIRNSARRLNLNTDASVRYQKGIEPMATFKAMDRAVQLLIEYADAKDLEETKQYGSNHYTPVAFDVNLDRINHLLGTAFEKEEVVKVLSDLHLSPSENGEDIHVVIPSYRTDLAIEADIAEEIIRILGYDRLPSTLPFMSATLGALDKRQQLRRKLRTTLSALGYNEAITYSLVSKEENEHAVLPKKEAVELASPMSEDRRYVRRSILPSLLESIAYNQARSIRDIALFEVSNVYGVGHVEERLCIAASGSLQKNRWQNFSVDVDFYTMKGLIESLLDSIGFGENRVVFKENTSDTLNFHPYRSAEVYLGKELLGIIGQIHPSMAKQYGIQETVALEINLEVLLSNKASKVKFTEVSKYPSVTRDLALLVEDVCKVGDIVNCIKKNGKLNKENIIQNVEVFDVYTGEHVEKGYKSIALTMTFQSYERTLKDEEINTIFNTVLEALQKDVNAQLRA; encoded by the coding sequence ATGATTATCAGTAAAAAATGGCTAAGTCAATATATGGACTTAAGTGATATTACAATGGAAGAATTAGCAGATCGTGTGACATCTGCTGGATTAGAAGTAGAAGGTTTATCCTATATGTCACAGGGAAGTAATCTGGTAATTGGGGAAGTTTTAAGCTGTGAAGATCACCCAGACAGTGATCATTTGCATGTATGCAAGGTAAATCTTGGTAATTGTGTAAATCAAATCGTATGTGGTGCACCCAATGTTGCGGCAGGACAAAAAGTAATAGTCGCAAAAGTTGGGGCAAAGCTTCCAGGTGGAGAAATCAAAGCTAGTGTGATTCGTGGTGTAGAAAGCAATGGTATGATTTGTTCCTTGTTGGAACTTGGTGTAGATGGGCATACATTGAGTGAAGAAAGTAAAAATGGAATTGAAGTGCTGGATGCAGAGGCACCGCTAGGAAATGAAGATCCACTGGGATATCTTGGTTTAGATGATGCAATTTTAGATGTAGGTCTTACTCCCAATCGTAATGATTGCATGGCAGCATGGTCTATGGCACTTGAAACAGGTGCAATTCTAGGAAAAGAAGTTACACTTCCATATCAGGAAGGATCTTCTAATGTTGGAGGAAGCACAAAATTAAGAGTTCATAGTGAAACAGAAAAATGTCCATTGTTCCTAGGAAAAGTCATCAACTCTGTAACGATAAAACCATCTCCAAAATGGATGCAGGAATTATTGATGGCAGCAGGAATCAAGTCAATCAACAATGTGGTTGATATTAGTAATATTGTTATGTTAGAAACAGGGCAGCCTCTTCATTTCTATGATATCAAGGCAATTCCTTCACAGGAAATTACTGTAAAAGATCATATTCATGAAGAATATACAGCATTAGATGGAGAAACGTATCATCTGGAAGATGATGATATTGTCATTACTAGTGAAGGAAAACCAATTGGTATTGCAGGAATTATGGGTGGAGATGATTCTAAGATTACAGATGAAACAACGGGAATCATTATCGAAGCAGCAATTTTCAATCATGTATCCATTCGTAACAGTGCACGTCGTTTAAATCTAAATACAGATGCAAGTGTACGTTACCAAAAAGGTATCGAGCCAATGGCAACTTTTAAGGCAATGGATCGTGCAGTACAGCTGTTAATTGAGTATGCCGATGCAAAAGATTTAGAAGAAACGAAACAATATGGTTCTAATCACTATACACCAGTTGCATTTGATGTGAATTTGGATCGTATCAATCACTTGCTGGGTACTGCTTTTGAAAAAGAAGAAGTAGTAAAAGTATTGTCTGATCTACATTTATCACCAAGTGAAAATGGAGAAGATATTCATGTTGTAATTCCAAGTTATCGCACTGATTTGGCTATTGAAGCAGATATTGCGGAAGAAATCATTCGTATTTTAGGATATGATCGCTTACCTAGCACATTGCCATTTATGAGCGCAACTTTAGGGGCATTAGACAAACGTCAGCAGTTAAGAAGAAAACTTCGTACGACATTAAGTGCACTAGGATATAATGAAGCCATCACATATTCTTTGGTAAGTAAAGAAGAAAATGAACATGCTGTTCTTCCAAAAAAAGAAGCAGTAGAACTTGCTTCTCCAATGAGTGAAGATAGACGTTATGTAAGAAGAAGTATTCTTCCAAGCTTATTAGAATCTATTGCATATAATCAGGCACGTTCTATTCGCGATATCGCTCTTTTCGAAGTCAGCAACGTATACGGTGTTGGACATGTAGAAGAACGTTTGTGTATTGCGGCAAGTGGAAGTTTGCAGAAAAATCGCTGGCAAAACTTTAGTGTAGATGTTGACTTCTATACAATGAAAGGTTTAATAGAAAGTCTATTGGATTCTATTGGATTTGGTGAAAATAGAGTTGTATTTAAAGAAAATACAAGTGATACATTGAATTTCCATCCATATCGCAGTGCAGAAGTATATTTAGGAAAAGAATTATTAGGAATTATAGGACAGATTCATCCATCCATGGCAAAACAGTATGGTATTCAGGAAACAGTGGCTTTAGAAATCAATTTGGAAGTTTTATTAAGTAATAAGGCAAGCAAAGTTAAATTTACAGAAGTCAGCAAATATCCATCTGTTACACGTGATTTAGCGTTGTTAGTAGAAGATGTTTGCAAAGTAGGGGATATCGTTAACTGCATTAAGAAAAATGGAAAACTAAATAAAGAAAACATTATTCAAAATGTAGAAGTATTTGATGTTTATACAGGAGAACATGTAGAGAAGGGATATAAATCTATCGCTTTAACAATGACATTCCAATCTTATGAGCGAACATTAAAAGATGAGGAAATTAATACAATTTTCAATACTGTTTTAGAAGCATTGCAAAAAGATGTAAATGCACAGTTAAGAGCATAA
- a CDS encoding 3-isopropylmalate dehydratase small subunit, translating into MAGKALCLPQTIIHTGELVLYCACSMNRQPSCLLFSNTIDSLVAVWLEDISMPVIDCLEDEFLTYVKDGMEITVKEDGVVCVQ; encoded by the coding sequence ATGGCAGGAAAAGCGTTGTGTCTGCCACAAACAATTATCCACACAGGAGAGCTTGTTTTATACTGTGCCTGCTCCATGAATCGTCAGCCATCTTGTCTTTTATTTTCTAATACGATTGATTCTTTGGTAGCTGTCTGGCTGGAAGATATATCGATGCCTGTTATTGATTGTCTGGAAGATGAGTTTTTGACTTATGTAAAAGATGGAATGGAAATTACTGTCAAAGAAGATGGGGTAGTTTGTGTACAGTAA
- a CDS encoding TIGR00266 family protein: MKYEIKGGQLPVVVCHLDNHEKMFTESGGMSWMDENFIMDSNTRGGFLKGLGRAMAGESIFLTTYQSTKDNAEIAFGSSFPGKILPIELQEGQNFIIQKNAFLAAEDTIQLEPYFHKRLGSGFFGGEGFILQKVSGHGTVFLEIDGDVIEKTLEPGETLRVDQGYIALFETSVQFDITTVKGIKNKFLSGEGFFLATLSGPGKVYLQTMPFNVLADRIIKVIPSSN; the protein is encoded by the coding sequence ATGAAATATGAAATTAAAGGAGGGCAATTGCCTGTTGTTGTATGTCATTTAGATAATCATGAAAAAATGTTTACAGAATCTGGTGGAATGAGCTGGATGGATGAAAATTTCATCATGGATTCGAATACAAGAGGCGGTTTTTTAAAAGGATTAGGACGTGCAATGGCTGGAGAATCCATTTTCCTAACTACCTATCAAAGTACAAAAGATAATGCAGAAATAGCCTTTGGTTCCAGCTTTCCAGGGAAAATTTTACCTATCGAACTTCAGGAAGGGCAAAATTTTATCATTCAGAAAAATGCTTTTCTTGCTGCGGAAGATACGATTCAGTTAGAACCTTATTTCCATAAACGTTTAGGAAGTGGATTTTTTGGAGGAGAGGGATTTATCTTACAAAAAGTAAGTGGACATGGAACTGTCTTCTTGGAAATTGATGGAGATGTTATAGAAAAAACACTTGAGCCAGGTGAAACTTTACGCGTTGATCAGGGATACATTGCATTATTTGAAACCAGTGTACAGTTTGATATCACAACCGTAAAAGGAATTAAAAACAAATTTTTATCAGGAGAAGGATTTTTCCTGGCAACCTTAAGTGGGCCTGGAAAAGTTTATCTTCAAACCATGCCATTTAATGTATTGGCAGATCGCATTATCAAAGTTATTCCAAGCAGTAACTAA